In Pollutimonas sp. M17, a single genomic region encodes these proteins:
- a CDS encoding MarR family winged helix-turn-helix transcriptional regulator, with product MPKSKFEAQYGSSHAVLRHWREAVPNDRLAHLIKDAMRGVSRALQMRLMEHSVSFGHWTFLRILWENDGLTQRQLSEEAGLMDPTTHSALRAMEKLGYISRRKLPNNNKNIHIYLTPKGRALKKVLVPIAEEVNNIAVNGVSESAIQTTRKTLLAIIENLALDEQESLQNKRHQPSTRDLSDLINIADAAEDVR from the coding sequence ATGCCTAAATCAAAGTTTGAAGCCCAATATGGATCATCTCATGCGGTACTGCGCCATTGGCGTGAAGCTGTGCCCAACGACCGCCTTGCCCATCTAATCAAAGATGCCATGCGAGGAGTGTCGCGAGCCCTTCAGATGCGCCTTATGGAACACTCCGTATCGTTCGGCCATTGGACTTTCCTGCGTATACTTTGGGAGAACGATGGATTGACCCAGCGCCAGCTAAGCGAAGAGGCTGGCTTGATGGATCCCACCACACATTCGGCGCTTCGCGCAATGGAGAAGCTGGGATATATTTCTCGACGCAAGCTTCCGAACAATAATAAAAATATCCATATTTATTTAACGCCCAAAGGGCGTGCCTTGAAAAAAGTTCTGGTTCCGATTGCAGAAGAAGTAAACAACATAGCTGTAAATGGTGTGTCTGAGTCTGCCATCCAGACAACTCGTAAAACACTGCTCGCTATAATTGAAAACCTTGCCTTGGACGAACAGGAATCACTTCAGAACAAACGCCATCAACCCTCTACGCGCGATCTATCGGACCTTATAAACATAGCGGATGCAGCCGAAGACGTGCGTTAA
- a CDS encoding Gfo/Idh/MocA family oxidoreductase, translated as MKLGIAGMGRGFLVMQPTLALHPDIHVVAGMDPRAEARQRFVRDFGAYSYESFEALCADADVDAVYIASPHQFHREQVQIAARYGRHMLVEKPMALTLDDCRAMTDAANAAGVCLIVGHSHGFDTPVRRTRQLIQSGAFGRLRMISALNYTDFLYRPRRREELQTQLGGGVIFSQGSHQIDVVRTIAGGRAASVRAYSGIWDPQRAAESAYSALLTFEDGAAASMVYSGNAHFDSDEFCGWVGETGKRKDQRNYGAARRLLNSMAPGEEDALKRDRGYGGPNYIQPNLASSSNAPRVHHEHFGLLIASCDRADLRPGPRGIAIYDDEGVRFDPLEDPTVPRSEVIDELYAAVIEGKKPIHSGEWGTANLEICLAILQSSRENREIPLLHQINAI; from the coding sequence CTGAAGCTCGGCATCGCAGGGATGGGCCGCGGGTTTCTTGTAATGCAGCCCACCTTGGCCTTGCATCCCGATATTCATGTAGTAGCGGGCATGGACCCGCGTGCCGAGGCTCGCCAACGCTTTGTGCGGGATTTCGGTGCGTACTCATATGAGTCGTTTGAGGCGCTTTGCGCCGATGCCGATGTCGATGCTGTCTATATTGCCTCCCCACACCAATTTCATCGCGAGCAGGTTCAGATAGCGGCTCGGTATGGTAGACACATGCTAGTCGAGAAACCGATGGCATTGACCCTGGATGATTGCCGTGCAATGACCGACGCGGCAAACGCAGCTGGCGTATGCTTGATCGTCGGACATAGCCATGGTTTCGATACGCCCGTTCGACGAACCCGGCAACTGATTCAAAGCGGTGCCTTCGGACGGTTGCGAATGATCTCGGCATTGAATTACACCGACTTCCTTTATCGTCCTCGTCGTCGCGAAGAACTGCAAACACAGCTAGGCGGCGGAGTGATATTCAGCCAAGGCTCGCATCAAATAGACGTGGTACGAACTATCGCCGGAGGACGGGCGGCAAGCGTCCGGGCCTATTCTGGAATCTGGGATCCTCAGCGGGCGGCCGAATCAGCCTATTCGGCGCTGCTCACGTTTGAAGATGGAGCCGCTGCATCGATGGTCTACAGCGGCAACGCTCATTTTGATAGCGATGAGTTTTGCGGCTGGGTCGGCGAGACGGGGAAACGTAAAGATCAGCGCAACTACGGTGCCGCCAGACGGCTATTGAACAGCATGGCTCCTGGCGAAGAAGATGCTTTGAAGCGAGATCGAGGCTACGGTGGGCCGAACTACATACAACCCAACTTGGCATCTTCCAGCAATGCTCCAAGGGTGCACCATGAGCATTTCGGCCTTCTAATTGCCTCTTGCGACCGTGCCGACCTGCGTCCGGGGCCTCGCGGAATAGCAATATATGATGACGAAGGCGTACGCTTCGATCCACTTGAAGACCCGACAGTACCAAGAAGCGAGGTCATCGACGAACTCTACGCTGCCGTTATCGAAGGAAAAAAGCCCATACACTCTGGAGAATGGGGCACAGCCAACTTGGAAATTTGCTTGGCAATATTGCAATCCAGCCGCGAAAATCGAGAAATCCCACTTTTGCACCAGATCAATGCAATCTAA
- a CDS encoding FAD-dependent monooxygenase, with product MNSPADHAQRTSVAIVGGGPVGLLLAMFLDRHGVNSTVFNTESSARMHPKGSTHNSRTMEHYRRLGFAKRIRNLGLPMDHPTDVAYFTRFNEWELARLPMPSETEKRLSVAASSPLDQVPEPIHRANQMYVEQVLLEEAAKRPRITLKFGMKVIGVQEECDGVRLDAIDVSTEAQSTWKASYLAGCDGGRSFVRGVLGVSYEGFENLRQAFFGGRMVSTYLRAPTLYRDHLHGKRAWQYWIVNPTLRTALVPLNGDDEFLLWSRDETPGSNIDEAAIVAILRQCTGADLPVQVLAHAKWTAGVALVAEKFAQGRILLAGDAVHLFTPTGGFGMNTGVDDAANLAWKLAAAVQEWGGKNLLASYELERKPIAQRNTAAARELARNVGLVPIPPELDKDSPEGAHARVETGAFLSTFGEEYASLGVQLGARYDSSPIIVQDGQAPDDDLANYVPTSVPGGRAPHFWLDKGREEGSSLYDHLGVGFTLLCLNNVGFDVDALKRAAKARGIPLKVLHIDNSQALEMYGVGKALIRPDQHICWRGDTVPEDVGALLDTVTGAR from the coding sequence TTGAACAGTCCTGCGGATCACGCACAAAGAACTTCCGTGGCAATTGTCGGCGGCGGACCCGTGGGTCTGCTGCTGGCAATGTTTCTTGACCGGCACGGGGTCAACAGCACAGTCTTCAATACGGAATCATCGGCGCGCATGCACCCCAAGGGGAGCACTCATAACTCGCGCACCATGGAACATTACCGCCGCCTGGGTTTCGCCAAACGCATACGGAATCTTGGGCTACCCATGGATCATCCTACCGATGTCGCATACTTTACACGCTTCAACGAATGGGAGCTGGCAAGGCTACCCATGCCTTCCGAAACCGAAAAGCGGCTAAGCGTAGCCGCATCGAGTCCACTGGATCAAGTCCCCGAACCGATACATCGAGCCAACCAGATGTATGTAGAACAGGTCCTCCTGGAGGAGGCAGCCAAAAGGCCTCGCATAACACTGAAGTTCGGCATGAAGGTCATAGGAGTGCAAGAAGAATGCGATGGAGTCCGCCTTGATGCAATCGACGTCTCCACAGAAGCGCAATCAACCTGGAAAGCATCCTACCTTGCCGGTTGCGACGGAGGACGCAGCTTTGTGCGAGGCGTACTGGGAGTCTCCTATGAAGGTTTTGAAAATCTGCGCCAGGCATTTTTTGGAGGGCGTATGGTATCAACCTATTTGCGCGCGCCCACGCTCTACCGCGACCATCTGCATGGCAAGCGAGCCTGGCAATACTGGATTGTCAATCCAACACTGCGCACAGCCTTGGTTCCATTGAATGGCGACGATGAGTTCTTATTGTGGTCCCGCGACGAAACGCCCGGCTCAAACATCGACGAAGCCGCCATTGTCGCGATATTGCGGCAATGCACCGGGGCCGATCTTCCCGTTCAAGTGCTTGCACATGCAAAATGGACCGCTGGCGTTGCACTTGTCGCTGAAAAATTCGCGCAAGGCCGTATCCTATTGGCGGGCGATGCCGTGCATCTGTTTACGCCAACAGGCGGCTTCGGGATGAATACGGGCGTCGATGATGCAGCCAATCTTGCCTGGAAGCTTGCGGCAGCCGTTCAAGAATGGGGAGGCAAAAATCTGCTTGCCTCCTACGAGCTGGAGCGCAAGCCGATCGCACAGCGTAACACGGCGGCAGCACGCGAACTGGCAAGAAATGTCGGTTTAGTGCCGATACCGCCGGAACTGGATAAGGACAGTCCGGAAGGTGCTCATGCACGAGTTGAAACAGGAGCTTTCCTGTCCACATTCGGCGAAGAATATGCCTCACTGGGTGTGCAGTTAGGCGCACGCTACGACAGCTCGCCCATCATTGTTCAAGATGGGCAAGCACCCGATGACGACTTGGCCAATTATGTACCAACCAGCGTTCCAGGCGGCCGCGCCCCGCACTTCTGGCTGGATAAGGGCCGAGAAGAAGGGAGTTCGCTATACGATCACTTGGGAGTAGGCTTTACGCTGCTTTGCCTGAACAACGTGGGGTTTGATGTGGATGCTTTGAAGCGGGCGGCAAAGGCACGCGGCATACCGCTAAAAGTGCTGCATATCGACAATAGCCAAGCTCTGGAAATGTATGGTGTGGGTAAAGCGCTCATACGTCCCGATCAGCATATCTGCTGGCGCGGCGACACGGTACCCGAAGACGTCGGGGCCTTGCTGGATACCGTAACTGGAGCACGCTAG
- a CDS encoding Bug family tripartite tricarboxylate transporter substrate binding protein produces the protein MLTFSKNIAVGLLSLATFAGCAYAVPDYPNRPVKVLVGYAPGGTPDIIARTLGEKLGSLLGQSFVIDNRPGAGGTLATRQLANSSPDGYTLLVADIGQLAIAPYLFKSVGYDSVKDFAPISLAGVTPMFIAANAKTTSLKTIQDLISQAKKEPGSINYGSSGVGSIHQIAMEVFKSEASINLTHIPYKGSGQSVPALLAGQVPVLMTALPTVGPYATTGQVNLLAVTSAKRFPGTPNVPTLSELFPGYDFPSEVGVLAPAGTPPEILDKLSKAIEKALDTKEMRDRFEILGSIPVWSTPEEYAKNIRENLRKYEAAVKLSGVDPN, from the coding sequence ATGTTAACTTTTTCAAAGAATATCGCAGTAGGCCTGCTAAGCTTGGCCACGTTCGCGGGCTGTGCGTATGCAGTTCCCGACTATCCCAATCGGCCTGTTAAGGTTCTTGTAGGCTACGCACCGGGCGGAACTCCTGACATCATTGCCCGCACACTTGGCGAGAAGCTGGGCAGCCTGCTGGGTCAATCGTTCGTTATCGACAACCGCCCTGGCGCTGGCGGCACGCTTGCGACCAGGCAACTTGCGAACTCCTCCCCCGATGGATACACATTACTGGTTGCGGATATAGGACAGCTGGCTATCGCGCCTTATCTGTTCAAGTCGGTCGGATACGATTCTGTGAAGGACTTTGCACCCATCAGCCTGGCTGGGGTAACGCCCATGTTCATCGCCGCGAATGCAAAGACAACCTCGCTCAAGACAATTCAGGACCTAATCTCCCAGGCCAAGAAAGAACCCGGTTCCATTAACTATGGATCGTCCGGCGTGGGAAGCATCCATCAGATCGCCATGGAGGTGTTCAAGTCCGAAGCAAGTATCAATTTGACGCACATTCCATACAAAGGATCCGGTCAATCCGTTCCGGCCCTTCTTGCCGGTCAAGTCCCTGTTCTGATGACTGCACTGCCCACCGTCGGCCCTTATGCGACAACGGGGCAAGTCAATCTATTGGCCGTTACATCGGCGAAGCGATTTCCAGGAACACCGAATGTGCCGACCCTATCCGAATTATTTCCTGGATACGACTTCCCCTCCGAAGTGGGGGTACTCGCTCCGGCAGGCACCCCGCCGGAAATTCTGGACAAATTATCCAAGGCCATCGAAAAGGCCCTTGATACAAAGGAAATGCGCGATCGTTTTGAAATCCTAGGATCGATTCCCGTCTGGAGCACGCCTGAAGAGTATGCAAAAAACATCCGTGAAAACCTCAGAAAATACGAGGCGGCGGTCAAGCTGTCTGGCGTCGACCCGAACTAG
- a CDS encoding PDR/VanB family oxidoreductase — protein MSEAKQIANMPLLVTAANKIANDTMSFQLQRPDGGELPIFLAGSHIFVETPNELLRQYSLCNAPTERNRYVIAVKRDAAGRGGSKSMVDTLKVGDTILASEPRNAFPLVPDAARYLFIAGGIGITPIRSMLLALSAAGSKSFKLYYCTRSLQETSFMEDWEKPEFKGKVVIHHDEGKPDRRLDLWPMLEKPDRTHLYCCGPSPLMQAVRDMAGHWPSSSVHFEDFCALKPKPRPDDQAFTVRLAKSGMKLTVPAQDTLLQTLRNAGVHIASSCESGSCGSCQVGLLEGEADHRDFVLSESEQHDRIISCVSRACSPELVLDI, from the coding sequence ATGTCTGAAGCAAAACAAATCGCAAATATGCCGCTGCTTGTTACCGCCGCCAACAAGATTGCGAACGATACCATGAGCTTTCAGTTGCAGCGGCCGGACGGCGGCGAGCTCCCCATCTTCCTTGCGGGCTCTCATATATTCGTGGAGACCCCGAATGAGTTGTTGCGTCAATACTCGCTGTGCAATGCGCCAACCGAGCGTAATCGCTATGTCATAGCCGTAAAGCGGGATGCCGCTGGACGGGGAGGCTCGAAGAGTATGGTCGACACCCTGAAAGTAGGCGACACCATACTCGCCTCCGAACCGCGAAACGCTTTCCCGCTCGTTCCGGACGCCGCCCGATACCTGTTCATCGCCGGCGGAATTGGCATTACACCAATACGCTCAATGCTGCTGGCCTTGTCTGCCGCAGGAAGCAAATCATTCAAGCTCTATTACTGCACGCGTTCTTTGCAAGAAACTTCATTCATGGAAGATTGGGAAAAACCGGAGTTCAAAGGGAAGGTCGTCATTCACCACGACGAAGGCAAGCCCGATCGCCGCCTGGACTTGTGGCCCATGCTGGAAAAGCCGGATCGCACCCATTTATATTGCTGCGGGCCGAGCCCGCTTATGCAAGCCGTACGCGATATGGCAGGACATTGGCCTTCGTCAAGCGTGCACTTTGAGGATTTTTGCGCGCTCAAACCCAAACCTCGGCCTGATGATCAGGCATTCACCGTGCGCTTGGCCAAGTCTGGAATGAAACTTACCGTGCCGGCCCAGGACACCCTGCTACAGACCTTACGCAATGCGGGAGTTCACATCGCCAGTTCTTGCGAGAGTGGCAGCTGTGGATCTTGTCAGGTGGGCTTGCTGGAAGGCGAAGCCGATCACCGCGATTTCGTATTGTCTGAAAGCGAGCAACACGATCGGATCATAAGCTGCGTGTCCCGGGCATGCTCGCCAGAACTTGTCCTGGATATTTGA
- a CDS encoding ABC transporter substrate-binding protein has product MKKLPITLACGDYDRVQAICDGRVLIEGCDLNFMTMEPEELFFRAYRNQEFDVCELSLSSYILNLSRGVEMPYVAIPVFISRTFRHSAIYIRTDRGIDSPVDLKGKRVGVPEYQITAALWARALLSQDYGVEPWDFEWFQGGLEQPGRVEKLALNLPPAIQVSSISSDATLDSWLREGKLDALIAMRPPRCFNEGVPMVKRLFPDYQAAEAEYFARTGIFPIMHVIGIRRELVHAHPWLANSVYTAFIKAKEIAVAALENIAALPITFPWLGPWMEQTRSQMGADYWPYGVAENQKALSAVVQYAHKHGTAERLLKIEELFAPGTLERHKV; this is encoded by the coding sequence GTGAAAAAATTGCCCATCACCCTGGCCTGCGGTGATTATGATCGCGTTCAAGCGATATGTGATGGCCGCGTTCTTATTGAAGGCTGCGACCTGAACTTCATGACCATGGAGCCGGAGGAGCTTTTCTTCCGCGCATACCGGAACCAAGAGTTCGATGTCTGCGAACTGTCGCTCAGTTCATATATTCTAAACCTTAGCCGCGGCGTAGAAATGCCCTACGTTGCGATACCGGTTTTCATTTCTCGCACCTTCCGCCATTCGGCTATTTATATACGCACAGATCGCGGCATCGACTCCCCGGTAGACCTCAAGGGGAAACGCGTAGGAGTTCCCGAATACCAAATTACCGCAGCCTTGTGGGCACGCGCACTCCTGTCCCAGGATTACGGCGTGGAGCCGTGGGATTTCGAATGGTTCCAGGGCGGACTCGAACAACCCGGCCGTGTGGAAAAGCTCGCACTCAATCTGCCGCCCGCTATACAAGTCTCCTCCATTTCATCAGATGCAACTCTGGACTCCTGGCTGCGAGAGGGGAAGCTGGACGCTCTGATCGCAATGCGCCCTCCCCGTTGCTTCAATGAAGGCGTGCCCATGGTTAAAAGGCTATTTCCGGATTACCAAGCCGCCGAGGCCGAGTATTTCGCGCGCACAGGGATATTTCCCATAATGCATGTCATCGGTATCCGGCGAGAGCTGGTGCATGCTCATCCCTGGCTGGCGAACTCAGTCTACACAGCATTCATCAAGGCCAAGGAAATAGCGGTAGCAGCGCTGGAGAACATTGCCGCATTGCCTATTACCTTCCCCTGGCTCGGCCCCTGGATGGAGCAAACTCGATCCCAGATGGGAGCCGACTACTGGCCATACGGAGTGGCCGAAAACCAGAAGGCATTGAGCGCAGTCGTGCAGTATGCGCACAAGCATGGCACAGCAGAGCGGCTTCTCAAGATAGAAGAGCTCTTCGCACCTGGAACACTTGAGCGCCATAAGGTCTAG
- a CDS encoding Rieske 2Fe-2S domain-containing protein: MLTHEENELLCRVEGDAAMGQIMRRHWLPACLVEEVPEADGNPVRVRILGENLVAFRDSDGRVGLLDEFCPHRRASLVYGRNEECGLRCLYHGWKMDVDGNVVDMPSEPDGSALAEKVKHKSYPVREANGLVWVYMGPPDAMPEFERPGFANGSKAKVSIVKVHVGCNWAQVLEGAIDSAHSSSLHSTDIRPARVTNAGMTDAYMTRPSTDKSPRIQVQHTDYGMSYVAIRRPITNADTHNYLRVTNFIAPITVQIPPNSQYSLIQYTVPIDDINTFLYFIAWSDDTTPGIGIDQESWRKFCGAQVGIDLDEKFHRVRSRDNDYLQDRKAMKLGDFTGLRGIPNQDIAMWETMGRIANRSDDRLGASDIAIVEFRRIMVEAAQGILEGKPAIGTIGRSTPFADIRSYEGIAEKETDWRTLITGLPLNRSKETESAT; the protein is encoded by the coding sequence GTGTTGACCCACGAAGAAAATGAACTGCTGTGCCGAGTCGAAGGCGACGCGGCGATGGGGCAGATAATGAGGCGCCATTGGCTACCAGCCTGTTTGGTGGAAGAGGTACCCGAGGCTGACGGCAATCCCGTACGAGTACGCATACTGGGCGAAAACCTGGTTGCGTTCCGGGATAGCGATGGCCGTGTCGGACTACTCGACGAGTTCTGCCCGCACCGGCGCGCCTCTCTGGTGTATGGCCGTAACGAGGAATGTGGACTACGGTGCCTCTATCATGGCTGGAAGATGGACGTGGACGGCAATGTGGTCGATATGCCCTCCGAGCCCGACGGCAGTGCGCTGGCGGAAAAGGTCAAACATAAATCCTACCCCGTGCGCGAAGCCAACGGATTGGTATGGGTATATATGGGGCCGCCTGACGCCATGCCCGAATTTGAACGCCCAGGTTTCGCCAATGGCTCAAAAGCCAAAGTAAGCATCGTCAAGGTGCATGTGGGATGCAATTGGGCCCAGGTGTTGGAAGGAGCCATAGATTCAGCTCACAGCTCTAGCTTGCACTCCACCGATATCCGACCGGCCCGCGTAACAAATGCGGGGATGACCGATGCATACATGACTCGTCCCTCAACGGACAAATCGCCACGCATCCAGGTCCAGCATACCGATTACGGGATGAGCTATGTTGCCATTCGGCGTCCAATCACAAACGCCGATACGCACAACTATTTACGGGTGACCAACTTCATCGCGCCCATTACCGTACAAATTCCGCCAAATAGCCAGTACAGCCTCATCCAGTATACGGTCCCGATCGATGACATCAATACCTTCCTGTACTTCATAGCCTGGAGCGACGATACGACGCCAGGCATTGGCATCGACCAGGAAAGCTGGCGCAAGTTCTGCGGAGCTCAGGTGGGAATAGACCTGGATGAGAAGTTTCACCGTGTACGCTCACGCGACAACGATTATCTTCAGGATCGCAAGGCGATGAAGCTAGGCGACTTCACCGGTCTTCGTGGCATACCCAATCAGGATATTGCAATGTGGGAAACCATGGGGAGAATCGCTAACCGATCCGACGACAGGCTAGGCGCGAGCGATATCGCCATCGTCGAGTTCCGCCGAATCATGGTCGAAGCGGCACAAGGCATCCTGGAAGGCAAACCCGCAATCGGCACGATTGGCCGCAGCACCCCGTTCGCAGATATCCGTTCCTACGAAGGAATCGCCGAAAAGGAAACGGATTGGCGCACGCTGATCACGGGCTTGCCCCTCAATCGCAGCAAGGAAACCGAAAGCGCCACATAA
- a CDS encoding fumarylacetoacetate hydrolase family protein, whose product MRYISFIHEGQAVLGIREGKKIHILGNELLDSLLARGADLAEYGRNQPYAATLDEAQVKEFLPPLVRPPKIFCVGLNYADHTKESDYEQPDYPTIFPRYHSSLVAHQEPIVRPLASDSLDFEGEMAVVLTGGGRHIAKEDALRWVAGYSVFNDGSVREYQFKSPQWTIGKNFDNTGAFGPDLVTADELPPGGRGLILETRLNGVVVQSASTDDMLFDVATLISILSEAISLEAGDVIVTGTPSGIGWARDPRLLMREGDICEVSISQIGTLRNSIENER is encoded by the coding sequence ATGCGCTACATCAGTTTTATTCACGAAGGTCAGGCTGTATTGGGTATCAGGGAGGGGAAGAAGATTCATATACTCGGCAATGAATTGCTTGATTCCTTGCTTGCAAGAGGAGCGGACCTGGCGGAGTACGGACGAAATCAGCCTTATGCGGCTACGCTGGATGAGGCACAGGTAAAGGAATTCCTTCCGCCCCTGGTTCGACCTCCCAAGATCTTCTGCGTAGGCTTGAACTATGCGGACCATACCAAGGAGAGTGATTACGAACAGCCCGACTATCCCACGATTTTTCCGCGCTACCACAGCAGTCTGGTTGCTCATCAAGAACCCATTGTTCGGCCACTGGCCTCGGATTCACTGGACTTCGAGGGGGAAATGGCAGTGGTTCTTACCGGTGGTGGACGGCATATTGCCAAAGAGGATGCTCTGCGATGGGTGGCGGGTTACTCGGTATTCAACGATGGATCGGTAAGGGAGTATCAATTCAAATCGCCGCAATGGACGATAGGCAAGAATTTTGACAATACGGGCGCCTTTGGTCCGGACCTGGTCACGGCTGACGAGCTACCTCCAGGAGGGCGTGGATTGATATTGGAGACTCGCCTGAATGGCGTGGTGGTACAAAGTGCTTCAACCGACGACATGCTGTTCGATGTAGCCACGCTTATTTCCATTCTCAGCGAAGCCATTTCTCTTGAGGCGGGCGATGTCATTGTTACCGGAACACCATCGGGCATAGGCTGGGCTCGGGATCCCCGATTGTTGATGCGCGAAGGCGACATCTGCGAGGTGTCGATCTCACAAATAGGCACCTTGCGGAACTCAATCGAGAACGAGCGATAA
- a CDS encoding VOC family protein, whose product MSSINNSAGLADVSVHSIDRFVLTVPDLKAAVHFYTAFGLDVSNEGGKLIIKAADGHAWGMVEQGRRKALKYLSFNCFEADLPLLRKQLKTAGARDAESLDLTGSTDYWFYDPDGNLLHVQAGPKTSPDTKAPNPCVNIAANERGAPRRGDMAKVRPRRLSHVLLFSSDVSRSIDFYCRGLGLRLSDRSQDIVAFLHAPHGCDHHLVAFAKSSVRGWHHSSWDVDGVDEVGLGAEQMAIAGYTEGWGTGRHVLGSNYFHYVRDPWGSFAEYSAHIDYIEAGYQWAGRDHPPENSLYLWGPKVPSYFIENSEVER is encoded by the coding sequence ATGAGTTCCATAAACAATAGCGCCGGCTTGGCTGATGTCAGCGTACATTCAATCGATCGGTTTGTCCTGACTGTGCCCGACTTGAAGGCCGCGGTGCATTTTTATACGGCCTTCGGTCTCGATGTGTCGAATGAAGGCGGCAAGCTGATCATCAAGGCAGCAGATGGCCATGCCTGGGGCATGGTCGAGCAAGGCCGGCGCAAAGCGCTAAAGTACCTGAGTTTCAACTGCTTCGAAGCCGACCTGCCTTTGCTTCGCAAACAATTGAAAACGGCGGGTGCACGCGACGCGGAGTCTCTGGATTTAACCGGTTCGACTGATTACTGGTTTTATGACCCTGACGGCAATTTGCTGCATGTACAGGCCGGACCTAAAACATCTCCCGATACCAAGGCCCCCAATCCATGCGTAAACATCGCTGCGAATGAGCGGGGGGCGCCAAGGCGCGGAGATATGGCAAAGGTGCGGCCTCGCCGACTGTCTCACGTCTTGCTGTTTTCGTCCGATGTTTCTCGCAGTATCGATTTTTATTGTCGAGGACTCGGATTGCGGCTTTCCGATAGGTCGCAAGATATAGTGGCATTTCTGCATGCACCTCATGGTTGTGATCACCATTTGGTTGCGTTCGCCAAGAGCTCGGTGCGCGGTTGGCATCATTCTTCCTGGGATGTCGATGGCGTTGACGAGGTGGGGTTGGGAGCGGAGCAAATGGCGATAGCAGGTTACACAGAAGGATGGGGAACGGGACGTCATGTGCTCGGGTCGAATTACTTCCATTATGTGCGCGACCCGTGGGGTTCGTTCGCGGAGTACTCGGCTCACATAGACTATATAGAAGCTGGTTATCAATGGGCGGGGCGTGATCATCCGCCTGAGAACTCCCTTTACCTATGGGGACCGAAAGTTCCTTCCTACTTCATCGAAAACTCTGAAGTGGAACGGTAA
- a CDS encoding glycine zipper domain-containing protein — protein MTLQRTIVRIAAIGLMSLAAAGCATHDRKSSNTLLGAGLGAATGAVFSGGDPLYTLGGAAAGGVLGNVLTEDRDKRRGRNWNSGQNRPSYDRGKGRGHDRHDRRRR, from the coding sequence ATGACACTGCAACGCACTATCGTACGCATCGCCGCCATAGGCCTGATGTCGCTGGCCGCGGCCGGCTGCGCCACTCACGACCGAAAATCCAGCAATACGCTGCTGGGCGCGGGGCTGGGCGCCGCCACCGGCGCCGTGTTCTCCGGCGGCGATCCCCTTTACACCCTGGGCGGCGCGGCCGCGGGCGGCGTGCTCGGCAATGTCCTGACGGAAGACCGCGACAAACGCCGCGGACGAAACTGGAACAGCGGGCAGAACCGGCCTTCATACGACCGGGGCAAGGGGCGCGGCCATGACCGCCATGATCGCCGGCGCCGCTGA